The nucleotide window TATGGGATTTTTGCGCAGTCTTAAAGCTTTCAAAAAATATGAGGCTTACTGCTGGTGGTATGGTTGAAGTTGATGATGATATCAAAGCTTTTGCAGATTAGTTAATTCAAATTGGGAATGGATTGGCAGGTGATTCAACAGATGGCGAGTCGGAAGTAGTCATCCCTAAAGACATACTTATTGATGATACTGATGATGGATTTCAGAATTTGGTTACATTTGTCTACACAGGATTATTGATGAACTTGGATAACATTAATTATTTCAAAGAGCGCACGATTCTGGCGCCCATTCTCAAAGTTGTCCATGAGGTCAATAACACAATTATGGAATATATTAGTAGTGATGAAAAAGTTTATCTTAGTTTAGACTCATTATGTGCTGAAGAGGGCAACATGGAATACGAGTTGGATGCTATTACAACTGATGTTCTAAATTCGATAAATTGCTCAGACTTGTCCAACCATCAGTTGAGACTCAAAATTAGTGTACCTTTGATGCTTCTAAGGAATATAGACCAAAGTAATGGACTTTGCAATGGTACTCGATTACAGGTTTGTAGACTTGGAAATCATGTAATTGAATGCAACATCTTAACAGGAGACAAGTGAGACAAGTGTGGTGAAGTAGTTCTCATTCCACGCATGAATATGACTTCGAATAATGAAACTCTACCTTTCAGGTTTCAACATAGACAATTTCCTTTGGTGGTCTCTTTTGCAATGACCATAAATAAATCTCAAGGTCAAACTTTGAGCACATTTGGTTTATACTTACCTAGACCTGTTTTTACACACGGACAATTATACGTTGCGTTGTCTAGGGTAAAGTCTAGAGAGGGTTTGAGAGTTTTGATAAAGAATAATGGATCACTAAGTGATGATTCTACCATAAATGTTGTATATAGGAAAGTTTTTCAGAATCTCTAATGATGTGCTTTAAAGTTTTTATGCTTTGTACAATTAGGATGTTGTTGCATTTTTTTGcgacttttctttcttttttaggttgtaggaattttttttatagtcaGTAAATACATAGATCTTTATTTTTGAGTGTTCACTCTTTTTTAgcattatgttatttttttagtaatttttgttAGAGTTAACTTAATATTTATTGCCATTTTCAAGTGAAgatcataatttatttaatttgttgtcTATGTGTTAAGTGTGCAATTATATATAACATGTGTTAAAGAGAAATTCAGCAGAATCGTATGTGTTTTtgtgattaaaatttattatatactatagtAAATTAAAGCAGTGGTTTAGTTTAGTATTTTTCGTGTTTAGCACAGGTCATGCactagtaaaaattttaaaaatgacatTGAAATATCATTAttctaatatcaaaatttttaactaaatgaAGTGATAGAACTAAGAacttattttaagaaaatttgagttgcaaattcacaaattttaatagaaaagagaataaataaaaaaattagtagatAACACTGCAAAATTAAGTAGAATAAGCGCAAAAATTTGAAAGAGAATGAACAAATTTATTTAcgtagaagaagaaaacgacGATAATGATAACGATaacgatgatgataatgataatgacgGTGATAGAGAAGGtggagaaagaaaaatgaaaagaaaaaatcaaatgagGGGAGGAGGATGATGACTAAGAAGgtggagaaagaaaaaaaagaaaagaagttaaataagaggaggaggaggaggcgacaataacgaaagagaaaaatgaaaaaatgaaaaaaagcagtaataataaGAATGTGTAagtaagtaaaaaaatatatattcaaaaaagataaaataaataatatgtaaaaaataattatatcaacttagttaagtaatttattttttttttatcaaagataGAAAATTTAAGTccacaattttttaaatgaatataGAAAAATTATACCATTTGAGTTATTATTCATAGGCAGTTAAATAATTTACTTGGCCGTCGATATTATTGTAAACTTTATGCCTAGagtttgttaaaaattatttttctaataaattgataaatggTAAGTATTTTagaattagaaaaatattttaagacatatttttgttttgtcatTTATTATCTAGGAATTTGGTCCATGTTTCGCCTAGGCCCAAGCCCGAAACAAGGTTCTCGTTTCAAGTTTCAACTTTAGGATCGTCATTTCATATCCTTCTCGTATACCCAACGCCGAGCTATAAAAGAGGGACCAAGAAacagaaaatttgaaaaaataatgataagaaaatatagaaatgcTCTCAGTTCACTCTTGTGGATGTTGCCGTGTTTTCGCTGCAAGAGCAATCCAATTTCAAACCACACCTTCGCTCTTCTTCTCTACTCCGAACTATAAATCTCGTGTTGGCACTGCGCGAAGAGTCGCCGCTAGTTCTGGCTTCGCCGGAGACTCAGGCTCTGATTTGAGGCAGGAAACCATCGCCGATACAAGGACGAACTATGCCGGTGTTCGGCTGGAGGAGACGGTGGATAACGGAATCAGATCTGGAAAACTGAGACTCGATAGTTGGATCTCTTCTCGCATCAGCGGAATCAGTAGAGCTCGCGTTCAATCGAGCATCAGAGCTGGACTAGTTCAAGTCAATGGCCGCGTCGTTGATAAGGTAATTTCTCAAGTCAATGGCCGCGTATGTGCGATTATTTTTGTCTGTGAAAGTGTGTTTCAGCTGTAAAGAACTTCGTGTCAATATGATTAAACTTATCGGTAGTGACTACTGACTAGTAAACTGATTTTGATTCTGATGCTGATTTTTGTTTTCATCTCGCTTACTATTTTGGAACGACAGCTATGCGTGTAGCTTATTCTGTGTATAGTAGTTTGTTtcaattttcatgtttcaacGGCAACACAAAAATTGAACTAGGATAATTGAATCTTAGTTCTGGACTGCTGGTGGCATAATTATGTTTGTTCATTAGACTTATTATGGATATTCTATATATCTGGAGTGGTCATGGTTCTGGTTTATCCCTGTTAATAAtgtatgatttatggtttattgaTGAACATGAGATGTGGAAATGATTAACTACACTCTTAAGATATTTGTTAGATGACGCTCATAAATCTGAATTCTTTGGCTGTGGAAATGATAAGCTACGCCTCATAATGCTAGCTTTCTTTGTTGCAGCAAGAAACTTGTTTAACTGATTTGATGCACTCAGCGTAACATGTTCCAAACAGCAGTAGTTGGGCTTTAATCCCAAatcttttgataaaaaataaactggATCCTTGGTCTCTTGATGCCTGATATCTGGTGTCCTCTGTTAATTGTTTAATTTGCATATGAGCTACATAGACTTGTGACACCAACTTTTAATTGGTGATGCTTGCTTGAGCAGGTTTCCTTCAATGTAAAAGCTGGGGATGAGATATCATGCACAATTTCTGAGTTGCAGACTTTGCGAGCTGTGCCAGAAAATATACCGTTGGATATAGTTTATGAAGATGAGCATGTGTTAGTCATAAATAAACCTGCACACATGGTAATTCTCTATATCTACCCAagtgtttttcttcttttttaattaataataaatcattAGTCATGTACTTACTGAGTTGGTTCTGTGTTTGGTGAAGGTTTGGCTTTTTGTTTGTAAGTTGATTCTACTGATTTTTAAACCACCGAGACTTCTGTAAAGTTTGAATTCCAATGTTTATCTTGATTACTCCAATGTTTAAGGCACATGAGAAATGGTTAAAAGGGCAAAGTGATACCTGCTAAGTCATATTACTGACATCGAAATTTTGTTATATGTGTAACATAGGTTGTGCATCCATCACCTGGGAATACATCTGGAACATTAGTCAATGGCATTCTTCACCATTGTAACCTTCCGAATGTTGAATATTCTAAAGAGGAAGCTCTTTCAAATACTGAAGATTCTGACGATGAGTTTAATAGCTTCTATACTAATGCAAGTTCTTGTGAAGGATTATCTTCTAGGCCAGCTGTGGCATCCATTCGCCCAGGGATTGTACACAGATTGGATAAAGGCACAAGTGGGTTACTAGTTGTTGCAAAGGTGATTCTGGCAGCCTCAAAACTTATGGCTAGTGCCCACCTCTAGTAAAGTAACAAATTCTTGTTAATACTtcaaaaatttaacatttaGCTAAATGTACTTTGATATTAGGATGAACATTCTCATATGAAATTGTCGGAACAATTTAAGCTACGTACAATCAAGAGGGTGTATGTTAGCCTTACTGCAGGGCTACCCACTCCTGTTGCTGGGCGTGTTGAGGTTCCTGTTGGTCGTGATCCTAATAACCGGCTTCGTATGACTGCTGTAGCTGGACCACTCAATCCTAGAAAATCCCGGCATGCTGCTAGTAGGTGATTTATGGTACTTTTACACTTAAACATGTGCTGCATAAAATTGATACTAAATTTGAGTTCGCTTTTATTCAAACCATGTGTCCTTGTTAATTAGCTTTGTTATTTGTATTACAATTTTCTAGTGGAAGTAGGTTAACGTAGCTGGCTAGCAATTATAGCAATTATAGTCTTCTAATCAACCGGTTAAAACTAAAGAGAACAGTTGAAATATTTCAGCTTTTGTGATGTATTTATGTCATCAGTCATTGTTTTTGGTTTGCTTTCTTTAGTACTCAAGTGTTTATTTGAGATAAAGTTTCATAACAAATGAAATGCTGTCATCTAAATGTTTAAACATATCCGTCAGGTACAAGGTAATTGAGATACTTGCCAGGGGTGGTTGTGCGTTGGTCGAGTGGAAGTTGGAAACTGGACGCACTCATCAGGTACTTCTACAAAAATGTTACATTGCACAAAGATTATGCCCCCTTTGCCCTTGTGAAGTGTGATTTTGGATCGAAGCATGTGAAAATATTTTACTGACTCAGTTTCTTATCGCTTCAGGCTTTGATTATTTCTCTTTTTGCAGATCCGTGCTCATGCCAAGTACTTGGGAGTTCCTCTTCTGGGTGACGAGGTTTATGGAGCAACGAGGAGCATGGTCCTTTCACTGCTTCGTCCCAGGACACCCTCCGGTTTACATAGCAAAATTGTACAAATGGTTTCCAGAATAGATAGACCATGTCTTCATGCTTTGACTCTCGGGTGAGAGGATAACGGCCTCTTTTAGTTTCCTCGCTAAAAAGTCTTTAGCAAGAGGTTCATGTCATTCATGACTGTGATTTATGAAACTTGATAAAGCCGCTGGTTTTTCCTGTTGTTTTGCAGGTTTAAGCATCCCCATACGGGGCAAGAGGTGCACTTTTCGTGCGAACCACCTGCAGACTTTGATGAGATTTTAAACCAACTTCGCAAGATTAGCAATGAGGGGGCTTTCTTCACAAAGCATTCAATTTCATAACGGGACCCTGTAAGCTTATAATTAGATGGCGGTGTTTTGTTCACTCTATGTGGTCTTGATCGCCTTTTTATGGATATTCTCTCTTTTGGATTAGATATGAGAAAGTCTTGGAACCATAAGGAaaagaacatatcaaaatttttaaaaataaaaacatctgaaagttaaaagaaatatataaaatcaaattcaccaAAAACTCATCTTTAATAAATTTCATACTAGATTTAttgacttataaaaaaaatgtattggATATATTAGTCCTGCCACATTCGAATACTCATTGGaggtaaaatataaaaaataggtatagtaattttttttaataattttttagttcttAGTTTTTTAGAGGATTTatagtttataatttaaaattttaaatgataacgtaattttaaaaaaattatttgatattaattgaaaagatgttaatttttaattgaattcataaataaataatatattattgaaaataaagaattttgataaaaataataaaccgATCTACCTAGACTTTTTTTTCCCCTTGAAGAGAACTTATCCACATATTCTAGCttattctgaatttttttttcctacTTTAAATTGTAAATTGGAGCATTAATTTGTAAATCACAACGTTGTACTTTCTTGTTCCTACTTCAGagtaaatttataaattcacaTAACTTTTATATTGCAGAAATTAGTGCTAGATAAAGAGATTGAAGTTAATCCATGTAGGGGTGAGTAGGGATAGCGAGTATCCGATTACTTGTTCAAATTCGAAGCGAACCAATTAAATTGGTTCTGGAACCAATGGGTAATGGATTCAACCCGAACTAAACTGATGGTCTTTGTTAGTGATTGGTTCGGGTATCGGCTCTGGAGATGCGGAACTCGAACCAACCCGCGAACTcgatcatatattaattaaataaaaaataaaaaatatatatgacttTTTCATTAGACAGATTATTCACTATTAATATGTTTGGATTTTAAtgagtttagtttttaatttatttggtaTTTAACATGTTTGGATTATTTCTATTGATGTTACATGTTTGTTgtacttgttgaatttttaaaataaaaatttgattttttatgaatttcaaagTCATTATGTACTCAATTATCCGAATCGAACTAATCTGTTCttaatcggtttggtttggttcgagtacatatacaaaaaaatacaaatttaaattaaaccgaatcaattatattttaattgatttggttctAATTTTACTATAAATCCGAACCAAACCGACCCGTGCTCATCCCTAAATCCATGTAAAACAATAATCGATAAAATAGTTCATTATCTCTTAAAACTTCAAACAGTATGTTAGTCCCATTAACaacctattttttaaaaaaatattagtgcaTGGTCTCGTGCGTTGGCGGCCATGGTTATACAAATGAAATTTCTACATAATTTAAATTTGggataagtacttttttcgtctCAAGGTCTAGGGTCGAAATCAAAATCGTCCTcgacctttttttttattaaaatcatcctcaacgttacaaaatgttataaaatcattctttttttactttaattttattttttttaccaaattacccttcattattaaaaaattataaaataaaataaatataaaataaataaataaataaataagaaaatggAGGGAGGGGGAGGCCGCTAAAAAAGGGGGGAGGGGGAGAGAAGGGAAACCGCCGCCCTGCCCTGCTGTTTTGTCGTCCTGCTGCACCACACCGCACCACCGCACgactatcttctttttcttcttcttcttcttcttctccatacCGCCGCACCACCGCACCGCACcaccgcttcttcttcttcttcttcttcttctgtgaactggatttttgatgaaatttgttgttgttgatgaaatttgttgttgctgaaatttgaatttctgaatttttgatgaaatttgttgttgatgaaatctgttgatgatgatgatgatgatgatgatgatgaccatgAAGAGAGGGGCATGAGGAAGGGGGTGGGGTTACAGTGAGGGAGTGGGGTGAGGGGGTGGGGAGTTACGGTGAGGGGCTTGATGCTAgtggtggtgttggtgttgaTGGTGGTTGTGGTGGTATAGTATTTTTGCTGTTGATGGTGGTTGTGGTGGTATGGTGTTGTTGCTGTTTGGTGGtcttggtggtggtggtggtggtggtaatgTTGGTGGCAGTGGAAGTGGTGTGGTGAGGAAGGTGAAgaggagaatgatgatgatgagggtattttggtccaaaaattcgggaaaggatgattttaaagcGTTTTTgaacgttgaggatgattttaataaaaaaaaggtcGGGGTTAATTTTATTTCGACCCCAGACCTTGGGGATGAAAAAAGTACTTATCCCTTTGAATTTTGAGAATCCCGTTTCATAATTGATATGAAAGATATGCTTGAACTAGTTTgttttgtaaataaataatttaaatgttttatttacatatatagATAATTTGGAGATACTTTATTgatttgtgttttattatttatttcatttacaataaaaatgagttaattatAGGCATATTTCTTTTATACTATAAACGAAATaagatataaatttaattaaaggtGATTCGAgtgcaaacaaaataaaattagggTGTACAGTTAAGCAAACGAGATATAAAAAAAGTGATCTCGAGTTTAATATAAATGAGATACGGAAAATATCATCTCGTTTTGTGTAAACCAGATATAAAACGGCAAATTTTTTAGCTATATAAGGAGATGCAAGTAATAGCATTCTTCACAAAAATTACACTCGTACTTCTGAACTTTTTCAGTAAGTTGATTAATAATGTCCAGTAGgagtatgtttttgtgagtGTATATCCTAATTGTCacataagaaataatgaaaaaggaattGTATTTGAGTGTGAGAGTCTGATTCTTTTGCAACTCATTGTTTGCATTATTTGTTTGCGTTAAAGAGCCTAATATTGATGGACATGAACCATACCTATTAACTTACCACCACAtgcaacaagaaaaaaaaatgtgatcatatgcaaaaataatattaattaataaaaaaagactaAATGAAAagctaataaatatatatacatcacaGCCAACGGAAAAAGGTCGACGCTTGCCTATCAAATGGGCACCATATAGGAAATTGATGGTATATCCACGACATTAACAGTGGCATGCATCCCGTGATGTCTGCTGTAGTGCAATGTGCTGCAAAGCACAACAAGTGATAAGTAAATATAAGCACCACAGATCTCCAACACAGACTGCGACATTGATCAAAGTCGACCAACAAGGGGAGCCACTTATATGAACAAGATTGTTTGTCTTATCTATCATTGGATAACCCCTAATTAATAGCATGATGTAACAACTCATGTATTGGCAGAGAGTGTCGGGATTTGGCTTAACTAGAATATGCCGCACTCTGTCCCTAAGCGACATGACCATGATAGAAAAcaactcttttctcttctccgaCTGCTGAGGAGCCTAACACCAAGAAGCTCTTCTACATAATCCCAAGTTGGGTGCTGATACCATGTTTGAAAGTCCCTCAAGCAACTGTTCACTAAGTTTCCATCAGTGTGTAATCTTAGGTGGTATACCACATTCTGCAGGGTGATGGTACATTTACCTTATGGCTGGTGAAAAGTGTGGGCCACCGGACGCCAACGCTCAAAGAATGTAGACATTAGGGTGTTATGAAACATAAAGTCTATGAGATGCACTATGTCACCAAAACCAACCTCCCTCGTGTATGGGAGAATGACGTCTGGTGGTGCAAGAGTGTGACTAACTCGTCTAAGAAGTAGAAAGCGAGGCctctatgaaaataaaaaaaatcattggcATATTCAATATAAACTCtgcctatgttacacttgcggtacatagccggtcccaaacccggataaaggaggagggttgtgttaggtcttcgacAACCAAAATAAAAACCTAGTCGAACctccatgacatgaatcaaagacattattgcgctaaagtTAGGTTGTTGCCCGGAAGCAACGCGCtgtatggctcgagtacggtgtcaaatgagcaagagccgctgcatcggtgctcggatgtagtgttaaatgagcaagggttcccgcgttttcgtgaacggacgagggtaaataagctagttcacaaagtaaaaTGTATCAACCCCGGCCcacaactgcttcaactcatcGATCAGAGGCTGTAGGTAGACATCTATGTCATTGCGAGGCATTTTAGGACTGGAAATAATCATAGAGAGAATAAAGTTGGTTTGTTTCATGCAAATCCATGGGAGTAAGTTATACAGAATAAGAATCACTGGCCATATTAAGTACTTTGAACTGAGGTTTCCATATTAtgtatttagaaaaaaaaagaaaattggtgaaaacttttttagtttGAAATAAGGAAtgtatagataaaaataaaatagaagaaaatgagTTGTTGTTATGACAGATTGATTGCAAAGTAAAATAGTGAAagtcttttttatttgaaataattatAGATCATACATGGAAAGAAAAGATGACAAGTggtttaaaaatgaaataataacTTCTGTTTATTAAggacaatattaaaaaataaaattggacactaaaacctatattttgccattatatattgttatagataagATAATATCAAGAATTTTAGTGATAAGGCTAAAGAAGATTTTGGATATGATTGTATCTCCAATTCAAAGTGACTTTGTAGGAGGAAGGCTGAAAcaagataatattattattgtttacgAAGTTTTTTTAGAAttactaaaaaagaaaaagaggggaTAAAATGTCTGACAATTAagctaaatataaataaatcataTAATTGATTAGAATGAGATTGTTTGAAAATAGTGTTAAAGGCTTttgatttttgtaaaaaatggGTTAGGTTATTTATGAGCTGTAAGGAGCATCCTACAGATTTAATATTAATTGAAAACTCACAACAAAAATCAAGCCGCAAAGAGGATTAATGCAAGGAGACCTATTATCAtcttatttgtttattatagCAGTAGAAGTTTTCACAATTTTAATGGACAAAgctaaaaagggaaaaaatattACAAGAATAAAGTTAACTCCTAATGCCCTTAACATAACCCATCTATTATTTGCAGATGATtgcattatttttttcaaagcaaaaagaaaagtaatataTCTATTAATACAAATTTGAATGCCTACATAGAAGCATATGACCAAAGAGTAAATCtagaaaaatctaattttttcttTAGACTAAGTATCAATTTAAACCAGAATAAACATTGAGGAGATTTTAGAAATTACCTCTTGGGATAATCCAGGAAAATACTTAGAGTTACCAGCAAAATGGAAACGATCAAAATCCAAAGCCCAATAGTGGATTGAAGAAAAGgtattaaaaaagattaaatgGTGGAAggaaaaattacttaactaagtTGGGAAAGAAGTCCTTATTAAGACAATGATTCAAGCAATACCTACATATGCTATGAATGTGGTGaagtttctaaaaattttttgtaagaaattggaaaataaaatagcTAGATTTTGGTGGGCTAGTaccaaaaaagaaagagaaaattaaaaaaaaaagattggaAAAATATAACCACAAACAAGAAAGAGAGGATTGGGATTCAAGGATTTAGAGAGTCAAAACATTGCTTACTTAGCAAAGCAAGTATGAATATTAGTCGAAAATCAGGACTCAATATAGCTAAGTATCCTAAAAGAATTATACTTCTCAGATGAAAGAGCTTGGGAGGCTAAAACTTAAGAGAAGATTTGTGGGTGTGAAAAAATTTAGTGAAAGGAAATGACTTCATTAAGAGAAATAGAAGATGTAATATAAGAGATGATAGCAAAATTGATGTGTGAAAAGATAATTGAATTGTGGAAAAGATTCACATATCAGGATTTCAAAATAATAGAGCAACAAAGATAAAGAATTTGTTGGTAGAAGGGAAAGGATGAAATGAGAGAATTATTcaatacatttttttcttagaGCTAAAAGAAGCAGTcctacacacacacacatgtgAATATAGTAAATAAAGAAGATTGTTTTATCTGGCCATATAACTTTGATGAAAAATATTCAGTAAAATCAAGATATTATATTGCGAGAGAGGAAAAAGATACGAgggaaaagaaacaaaaatcttTGAGTGAGAATAATAAGGAGGTATAGGAATGAGATATGGAGAATACAAAtcccaaacaaaataaaatttttctatgAGAAATTGTACATAATATATTACAGTGGGCACTAACCTATTTAAAGTTACTAATAATCCTATATGTAGGATttacagagaaaaagaaaaaactttaGAGCATGCTATCTTTCTATGTCCATGGACAAGACCCACATGGTTTAGAGCGAAAATTCAAGTAGTACCAACAGCGTGAACAATAAGATCATTTGGACAATGGATATTGCAaacaattagaaaaataaaacttGAAGGAAAAGAAATGTAGGAAGAGTTGATTGGAAATATGGAATTAATGTGCTagacaatttaaaaataaaaaaatgaatatatgtACCAAGACAAAGAAATGAATCCAAACATAACAATGGAAGACTGGCTCCCAAACACTTGGACATCACCGCTGCCTACAACAATATCATTAGTTGTGAACAGAGAAATGTGACAAGTTGATGGATTCAGGAGAAGAGCAGGGAACAATAAAGCTAAGAATGGGTTAGGTTACTGACTTTTAACACCATCTAATCATCAAGGCTGAGTAGTTGTAGGAACCAAGACGAACCTAGATCTTAGAGGAGCGGTAGCCGGTAATAATGGAGAAGTAGCATCGTCGGTGAGAAGGATCTTAACAGAAGTTAATCCTAGCGGTGTGATGGACACACTAGACGAGGTAAAGACAACCGTTGATGAAGATATGAGCAGCAAAATGGAAACAACAATAGCCAAAGAAGCAAGGACCGAAGGAAGTATTATCGGAATTTAAAGTACTGGCGGAGAAAAGGTTGTGTGGAGAGCTCGTTCTCTCAATCCTCTACGGTAGAGCTTCCTTGAGGACGCCGCCAATGGAGAGATTCGATCGGAAAACGCAGCATCATCTTCATTTATTCCATATTCAAAGAACATGAGAGATTCCGTTGGGAAGAGTCCTACAACAATAACTATGGAGAGCTTTCTCTGTGCGATGAACcaaagaaataaagaattaCAAGTAACAATGGGGATCTGAGAATGGACAAGGGTGGCAGGAATACTCGAACCCACGGATACCCGAGCCGCATCTACCAGGTTGGGGCGGGTTTAAACCTGACTCGAGGCGGACGGGTTTTGATCGGGGCAGGGTGGGGTCAAGGTCAGGGTAAACTCGCCCGTACCCGCCCTGGAGTACATAATATATACATGTTTTTAGAGATTAGGGTTTTTAAGTGCCTCTACCAACCATTAGACCCCAAC belongs to Arachis duranensis cultivar V14167 chromosome 8, aradu.V14167.gnm2.J7QH, whole genome shotgun sequence and includes:
- the LOC107460171 gene encoding RNA pseudouridine synthase 2, chloroplastic, with amino-acid sequence MLSVHSCGCCRVFAARAIQFQTTPSLFFSTPNYKSRVGTARRVAASSGFAGDSGSDLRQETIADTRTNYAGVRLEETVDNGIRSGKLRLDSWISSRISGISRARVQSSIRAGLVQVNGRVVDKVSFNVKAGDEISCTISELQTLRAVPENIPLDIVYEDEHVLVINKPAHMVVHPSPGNTSGTLVNGILHHCNLPNVEYSKEEALSNTEDSDDEFNSFYTNASSCEGLSSRPAVASIRPGIVHRLDKGTSGLLVVAKDEHSHMKLSEQFKLRTIKRVYVSLTAGLPTPVAGRVEVPVGRDPNNRLRMTAVAGPLNPRKSRHAASRYKVIEILARGGCALVEWKLETGRTHQIRAHAKYLGVPLLGDEVYGATRSMVLSLLRPRTPSGLHSKIVQMVSRIDRPCLHALTLGFKHPHTGQEVHFSCEPPADFDEILNQLRKISNEGAFFTKHSIS